Genomic segment of Bacteroidota bacterium:
ATTATTTCCAACCACTACTTCAGTATCTATATAGACATCTTTACTTAAAATACAGTTTTGTCCAATTATAGAATTTTCTCGTATCTGAACGAAATTCCATATATATGTACCTTTCCCTATACTACATCCATCAGAAACTTCTGATGATGAATGTATATACACACCATTCTTTTCATTTAATCTACTCATAATTAATCTTTTTTAGGTGTTTTTAAATATTCATTACTTATTATATTCTTAATAAATTGATAATAAGAAAAAAATATCACTTTTCCAAACTATTGGAGTTAATATAATAGCTAAAATACCATTTGATAAACCTGGAAACCCCTTCTTCTATTTTTACCTTAGGATTATAATTGACTTCACGAATAAACTCTGTAATATCAGCATATGTAGCAGGAACATCACCAGCTTGCATTGGTTTAAATTTAATTATGGCTTTCCTCCCTGTTACTTTTTCAATAGTCTTAATAAAATGTAATAATTTGACCGGTCTGCTGTTCCCGATGTTATAAATCTTATATGGTGCTTTTGAAGATGAAATATCTGGATCTGATTCGTTCCATTTTATATTGTTCTTAGCGGGACGTATTGAAACTCGAAGAACTCCTTCAACAATATCATCAATATAAGTGAAATCTCTTAGCATATTTCCATGATTAAATACATCAATCGGTTTGTTTTCAAGTATAGCTTTTGTAAAAATAAATAATGCCATATCTGGCCTACCCCATGGGCCATAAACAGTAAAAAATCTTAAACCTGTAGTAGGTAAATTATACAAATGGCTATATGTATGAGCCATTAGTTCATTAGATTTTTTTGTTGCTGCATAAAGACTAATAGGATGATCAACAATATCACTTGTTGAAAATGGCATTTTCGTATTTAAACCATAAATACTAGAACTGGACGCATAGGTTAGATGTTTCACTTGATTATGCCTGCAAACTTCTAAAATGTTAAGAAATCCATGAAGATTTGATCTTAAGTATGCATGTGGATTAGTTAAACTATATCTCACTCCTGCCTGGGCTGCAAGATGTATTACATATTCAAATTTTTCCTTTTCAAATAAAGTGCAAAGTTGTCCATAATCCTCAAGATCTAATTTAATAAAGTAATAATTATCATATTTAGAACTTTTTAGTAATTTACCATATTTAATATCTTCTTCTTTTATCCCAGTTTCATTTAATCTCCCATATTTAAGACTTGGATCATAGTAATCATTTATTATATCCAGGCCCACTACATTTTCCCCTCTTTCAATAAGTTTTAGTGCAGTGTGAAAACCAATAAATCCTGCAGTACCAGTAACAATGTATTTAGACATTATCGTATTTTAAAATGAATTATGTGTATTTCAATATTTATAGCTTCGCTTCCTCAGTCACATCCCAGTGGTGAGTAAAGAGTAATCCGTGATTTATTAATCTTCTGATTAGCTAATTTCTTCTTTCCAAATAATCAGATATTCTGTGGAGTCAAGAGTCTCAATATATTCCTTTGCTTCCAATAAATTCATTATAATGTACCTGATCTTTCTTGTAATTATTGCTTCAGCTTTATCAATCAGTTTTATCAGGAAGTTTTTGTCCAAATGATCAGATACTATAAGCAAGTCAATGATCTGACTGTTCAATCCTTTGGCAAAATCTCCTGTTAAATATACTTCTTTTACATCTCCCATTTTTTCAATCACAGAATCAATGATCTCATCGATACCCACATATTTCCTCAATAAACTATGAATATCCCTAAAAAGAGGATGCTTTGTATTTGCCTTGAAATATTTTCTATTTGATTTTAAAAAAGAGGCAAGCAAACCTGCCTGCTCAAAACGGTTTAATTCAAGCCGAATAGCATTTGATGATTCTCCAAATTCACTTTCAAGTCCACGTAAATAAGAGCTGGAGCTGGAATTCAGAAAGAATTTCAACATCAGTTTTATACGTGTTTTTGATGTGATGAGTGTATCCAGCATGAGGATGATTGAGTAACAAAACTACTCGATTTTGAATTAATTGCAAAATAAATTTAAATAAATGTGG
This window contains:
- a CDS encoding ArsR family transcriptional regulator encodes the protein MLDTLITSKTRIKLMLKFFLNSSSSSYLRGLESEFGESSNAIRLELNRFEQAGLLASFLKSNRKYFKANTKHPLFRDIHSLLRKYVGIDEIIDSVIEKMGDVKEVYLTGDFAKGLNSQIIDLLIVSDHLDKNFLIKLIDKAEAIITRKIRYIIMNLLEAKEYIETLDSTEYLIIWKEEIS
- a CDS encoding NAD-dependent epimerase, with the translated sequence MSKYIVTGTAGFIGFHTALKLIERGENVVGLDIINDYYDPSLKYGRLNETGIKEEDIKYGKLLKSSKYDNYYFIKLDLEDYGQLCTLFEKEKFEYVIHLAAQAGVRYSLTNPHAYLRSNLHGFLNILEVCRHNQVKHLTYASSSSIYGLNTKMPFSTSDIVDHPISLYAATKKSNELMAHTYSHLYNLPTTGLRFFTVYGPWGRPDMALFIFTKAILENKPIDVFNHGNMLRDFTYIDDIVEGVLRVSIRPAKNNIKWNESDPDISSSKAPYKIYNIGNSRPVKLLHFIKTIEKVTGRKAIIKFKPMQAGDVPATYADITEFIREVNYNPKVKIEEGVSRFIKWYFSYYINSNSLEK